A region of Drosophila ananassae strain 14024-0371.13 chromosome 4 unlocalized genomic scaffold, ASM1763931v2 tig00000077, whole genome shotgun sequence DNA encodes the following proteins:
- the LOC123257932 gene encoding beta sliding clamp-like, which produces MSEVAGVDTEIKKQNSVCEQMRFSVSRTSLLNTLSRVSGVVERRNSIDVLACINIKAQHGSIKLMATDLDISMFASLAATVLTEGEVKISAHTLHDIVKKLPADLDVNFEVNNQGKLLMSCGNANFSLPNVVSSSFPALEEDNYKHDFILLNTDLIDLLTKTKFAVSLDDTRYNLNGIYLHTDEQFLYCVATDGHRLSCIKRPKPGNINGEFGVIIPRKTVMELLKILDDCNEIKVKLSDRKIKLTCGEYILISKLIDGTFPNYKAVIPASQDKHMIIESKKLSDVIDRVSVVVSDKVKSIKFSLQEKLLTLHSNSQECSDATESIEVDYNEAPIEIGFNSRYLLDVLSCIKNKCKFSLADGNSATIITDEDDSSVLYVVMPMRT; this is translated from the coding sequence ATGTCAGAGGTTGCAGGTGTAGATACAGAAATCAAAAAGCAAAATTCTGTGTGCGAGCAGATGCGTTTTAGCGTGAGCCGCACAAGTCTTTTAAATACATTATCCAGAGTAAGTGGAGTGGTTGAAAGGCGTAATTCAATAGATGTTTTGGCGTGTATAAATATCAAAGCACAACACGGCAGCATAAAATTAATGGCAACTGATCTTGACATTTCAATGTTTGCCTCACTTGCTGCAACCGTATTAACAGAAGGAGAAGTAAAAATTTCAGCGCATACTTTACATGACATAGTGAAGAAGTTACCCGCTGATTTGGATGTCAATTTTGAAGTAAACAACCAAGGAAAATTATTGATGTCTTGCGGAAATGCAAACTTTTCTTTACCGAATGTAGTTTCAAGCAGCTTTCCTGCTCTTGAAGAAGACAATTATAAACATGATTTTATTCTACTAAATACGGACCTGATAGACTTAttaactaaaacaaaatttgcTGTATCACTAGATGATACAAGGTATAATTTAAATGGAATATATCTACATACAGATGAGCAGTTTCTGTACTGCGTTGCAACTGATGGCCATCGTTTATCATGTATAAAGAGGCCAAAGCCTGGGAACATCAATGGCGAATTTGGTGTGATCATTCCACGTAAAACTGTTATGGAGctgttaaaaatattggacGATTGTAATGAAATTAAAGTAAAACTCTCAGACAGAAAAATCAAGCTTACATGCGGTGAATATATTCTAATATCAAAATTAATAGATGGGACTTTTCCAAATTATAAAGCAGTTATTCCAGCATCTCAAGATAAGCATATGATTATTGAAAGTAAAAAACTTTCAGATGTTATAGATCGAGTTTCCGTTGTTGTATCTGATAAAGTAAAATCTATTAAATTCTCACTACAAGAAAAGCTGCTAACTCTGCATTCAAACTCCCAAGAGTGCAGTGATGCAACTGAATCCATAGAAGTGGACTACAATGAAGCCCCTATAGAAATAGGGTTCAACTCGCGTTATTTGCTTGATGTTCTATcttgcataaaaaataaatgtaagttTAGCTTAGCCGATGGTAATAGTGCTACAATTATCACTGATGAAGATGATTCAAGTGTATTATATGTAGTGATGCCAATGAGAACTTAA